A portion of the Treponema rectale genome contains these proteins:
- a CDS encoding PG0541 family transporter-associated protein, which yields MDGKKCCRVEIICSQALEEDFTQEFITAGIGKKFTKINPVMGAGCSNPHLGDSVWPQLNIMYIIFCDENEAEKLIATVEKLRKLYITEGIACFVSESSEF from the coding sequence ATGGACGGAAAAAAATGCTGCAGGGTTGAAATAATCTGTTCGCAGGCTCTTGAAGAAGATTTTACCCAGGAATTTATTACTGCAGGCATCGGAAAAAAATTTACCAAAATAAACCCGGTAATGGGAGCAGGCTGTTCAAATCCTCACCTTGGAGATTCAGTATGGCCGCAGCTTAACATTATGTACATAATCTTCTGTGATGAAAACGAAGCTGAAAAACTTATTGCAACAGTAGAAAAACTCAGAAAACTTTACATTACTGAAGGTATTGCATGTTTCGTTTCTGAAAGTTCAGAATTCTAA